The window GGCGGCTGCAGGCCGGATTGATCATGAAGCTTTCCGGGGCCGAGCTGCCCCGGTAGCGGGATAGTGGAGACATGTGCCGTTCCATTAAGACCCTGCGCCCGCCCGTCCTCCCCGAGAAGGCCACCGAGGAGGAGATCCGCGCGGCAGCGCTCCAGTACGTGCGCAAGGTGTCCGGCTTCCGGGCGCCCGCCGCACACAATCAGGAGGTGTTCGCCGCGGCCGTCGACGCCGTCACCGACGCGACCCGGGACCTGCTGGACGGGCTCCAGGTCAGAGGAGCCCACGCCACTTCCTGAATCGGGTGGGCCTGAGCAGGGCGCGGGTCTGAGTCGGGTCCGGGCTGCGTCGGGCCCGGCCTGCGTCGGGAGTGGGGCGGGTCCCGCGGCGGGCGGGGCCTGCGGCCACTCCCGACGTTCAGGCGGTCTGCTCCATGCGGCGGCGGATCACCCACGCGCCGGCGCCGAGGGCGCCCGCGACGAGCACTCCGCCCAGGGCGATCTGGCCCGGGCTCATGGTGTCGATGCTGCCGCCCAGGCCGCCGCGGGCGGCGCCCGTGGCCACGTTCAGGGTGACGGTGACCCGCTCGCCGCCGCTGCCGCCGCACTCGTAGGTGACGGGGTGCGAGCCGGTGCGGGCGTTGCGGTAGACGGTCGCGCTGCCGAACAGGTTGGTGGCCTCCAGGTTGCCC of the Streptomyces sp. NBC_01426 genome contains:
- a CDS encoding DUF2277 domain-containing protein, translating into MCRSIKTLRPPVLPEKATEEEIRAAALQYVRKVSGFRAPAAHNQEVFAAAVDAVTDATRDLLDGLQVRGAHATS